AGAGAAGGTGGTGGTCTATGCTCGCGATCTGGCTCAAGAAGAACAAGCCAAGAAGGTGACGGGTATGCCAGAAAAACTTTTCGAGTATCATGTTTATGAACGCATGTCGGCTGGTATCGGTGCTTCGGTTTATGATGATCGAAACTTTGATACGGTTTATTTCAATGAAGAAATGGCTCATGATTTTGCTTCCTGGGTATCAGGGGATTCTATGGAGCCCAAATATCAAAATGGTTCCGTGGCTTTGATTCGTGAGACAGGATTTGATTATGATGGCGCTGTCTATGCAGTGGTTTGCAATAACCAGACCTATATCAAACGGGTCTATCGAGAAGAGGATGGTTTGCGTTTGGTCTCCATCAATCCTAAATACAAGGATATTTTCATTTCTTACGAAGAAGATCCGCGGATTGTGGGAATTATCGTAGGTAATTTTGTACCGATGGAGGGATAGTCTATGGGCTACTTTGATTATTCCAGAGAGCCCCAAAGTGATATTGCCTTTGTCGATATGAAGTCCTTTTATGCCAGTGTTGAGTGTGTGGAAAGAGGACTCCATCCCCTTAAAACCTCCCTTTGTGTCATGAGTCGGGCGGATAATTCTGTTGGGCTTATTCTTGCCTCCTCGCCTATGTTCAAAAAGGTCTTTGGGAAAGCAAATGTAGGCCGTGCCTATGACCTCCCCTTCGATATCAAGACGCGCAAATTTTCCTACTACAATGCAAAAAAACAAGGCTTACGGACAGACCCAGACTATGTGAAATTTATCGAAGACTGGGCTCGGGTGACCGTCATTGTCCCTCCTCGGATGGATAAGTATATCGCAGTCAATATGGAAATCCAGCGAATTTTTCAGAACTATGGCAGTCCAGATGATATTTATCCTTATTCAATTGATGAAGGATTTATTGACCTAACCAGTTCGCTCAATTATTTTGTTCCGGACCAGCAGATTTCTCGTAAAGACAAGCTGGACATGCTTTCGGCTCGTATCCAGCGTGATATCTGGCGGCAAACTGGAATTTACTCGACAGTCGGTATGTCCAATGCCAATCCTTTGCTTGCTAAGTTGGCCTTGGATAATGAAGCCAAACACACACCGACCATGCGAGCCAATTGGTCTTATCAGGATGTGGAAGAGAAGGTCTGGAACATTTCTAAGATGATCGACTTCTGGGGGATTGGGCATCAGATGGAGAAGCGCTTGAATAGCTTGGAAATCTATTCGATTAAGGAATTAGCCAATAGCAATCCTGATGACCTGAAGAAGGAACTCGGCCAAGCTGGACTTCGCTTGTGGTTCCATGCCAATGGAATTGATGAGAGTAATGTTCACAAGACCTATAAAGCCAAATCTCACGGCTTGGGGAATTCGCAAATTTTACCGAGAGATTATGTCAAGCAGCGAGACATCGAAATTATCCTTCGAGAGATGGCTGAGCAGGTGGCTATCAGACTTCGACGTGCCAGAAAGAAGA
The window above is part of the Streptococcus sp. Marseille-Q6470 genome. Proteins encoded here:
- a CDS encoding XRE family transcriptional regulator, with translation MYQPEKLKTRRKELKLTQKEIAEKLGISFQAYSAWERGVKEPSEEKVRQLEEILKVPKGYFTQIEIVRLYNSLSNQGKEKVVVYARDLAQEEQAKKVTGMPEKLFEYHVYERMSAGIGASVYDDRNFDTVYFNEEMAHDFASWVSGDSMEPKYQNGSVALIRETGFDYDGAVYAVVCNNQTYIKRVYREEDGLRLVSINPKYKDIFISYEEDPRIVGIIVGNFVPMEG
- a CDS encoding Y-family DNA polymerase yields the protein MGYFDYSREPQSDIAFVDMKSFYASVECVERGLHPLKTSLCVMSRADNSVGLILASSPMFKKVFGKANVGRAYDLPFDIKTRKFSYYNAKKQGLRTDPDYVKFIEDWARVTVIVPPRMDKYIAVNMEIQRIFQNYGSPDDIYPYSIDEGFIDLTSSLNYFVPDQQISRKDKLDMLSARIQRDIWRQTGIYSTVGMSNANPLLAKLALDNEAKHTPTMRANWSYQDVEEKVWNISKMIDFWGIGHQMEKRLNSLEIYSIKELANSNPDDLKKELGQAGLRLWFHANGIDESNVHKTYKAKSHGLGNSQILPRDYVKQRDIEIILREMAEQVAIRLRRARKKTTVVSIHLGFSKQEQKRSIHTQMKVEPTNNTSLLVSYVLKLFHSKYTSGAVRSVAVSYSGFVDESFALISLFDEVDKLEKEERLQTAIDSIREQFGFTSLLKATALEEASRSIARSKLIGGHSAGGLDGLK